ggaacacataacttgaataaaatgcttaataaacattgaattatgcatgtatgctagaatttaagtttattaagagaaactgtgaatggttatttatttgtttattcttttcaattgtagtttttaatatggcaaacaacaatcaaaacatcatcatgggttctgagcttatggtcaagctgaacctggcaaattttcttgaatgggaagctaagctagttgaaatagtcaaactcaatggacttgagtatgtactatcacatcccatgccaagctactgtgccagagacatgacccctgagagattttacgcctgggatgcggatctcaaaaaggttatgagtctcatgctgaacaatatccctgatgattgggctagaaggtttgtaacctatgaaccttttacgctcatcaagaatctgagggatatctgtcgtggaagcacggaggacagggacctgaacgtccatgagttgattgaatcaatgtctggtctaaaggttagttctcccaacaggtgttataggatggaggtccaagaaacacatgttcagctccttcgcactaaacagagggtaggcgtcccactgaggttccatgtggatcttatgcgttcatactttgatcgcctaagtctactaggaacaccaataagcgaaaggatggcagtctctatcttgctcaattcactacacagtgggtttggtcgcttcaagcaactatacctaagtgaaccaagagaagaaacagttgcagaatttgttcaccttgtcagaaaggctgaaataatactggactgtgaagccaaagatttactcaaggctagaaggagaccgttcaagaaaggtggaaagtccaagggcaatgctgaattaaagcaggacaagtccacatcaagctgtctttattgtgatggaataggccattacaaaagagaatgtccaaagctaaaggaagatcagaagaacggaacagtcgttccatcttcaggtattttcgttatagactgtatacttgctaattcaacttcttgggtattagatacaggttgtggctcacacttatgttccaatccacagggactaagaagaagtagaaagttaagcaagggtgaagtcgacctacgagtgggaaatggagcacggattgctgcattagctgtaggaacttactttttgtcgttgccctccaggctagttttggaactggaagaatgtttccatgttccaagtcttactaaaaacatcatttcagtttcttgcttagatgctaagggattttcctttttaataaaagacaatagttgttcgttttattttaaagagatgttttatggatctgctagattagtcaatggactttatttattagatcatgacaaacaagtatataacataaataccaaaaaggccaaaaaggatgattcagatctcacctatctgtggcattgtcgattaggccatataaacttgaaacgcttagaaagacttcaaaaggaaggaattctagaaccatttgacttagaggattatggtaaatgcgaatcatgtttacttggcaaaatgacaaagcaacctttctctaaagttggagaaagagcaaatgaactattgggtttaatccatacagatgtatgtggaccaatgagtacaaatgctagaggtggtttcagctactttatcactttcactgatgacttcagtagatatggttatgtctacctaatgaagcataagtctgaatcctttgacaaattcaaggaatttcagagtgaagtagagaatcaattaggcaagaacattaaggcactgcggtctgatagaggcggtgaatatctgagctatgaatttgatgaccatctgaaagaatgtggaattctatcagaattgactcctcctggaacaccacaatggaacggtgtgtcggaacggaggaacagaaccttgctagacatggtcaggtcaatgatgggtcaggccgaacttccattagaattttggggacatgcactaaatacagctgcactcactataaatagagctccgtctaaagctgtcgaaaagactccatacgaattatggtttggaaagcctccaaatgtgtcttttcttaagatttggggatgtgaagtatacgtcaaacgattaatttcagacaaacttcatccaaaatctgacaaatgtatccttgtgggctatccaaaggaaacaaaggggtattacttctacaatacatctgagaacaaggtgtttgttgctcgagatggtgtctttttggagaaagatcacatttccaaaatgacaagtgggagaaaagtagacctcgaagaaattcgagtcgaacaacaaactctagagaatgctcaagatgacattcatgatgaaactcagagatctttagaagaatctggtgagaatcatggtcaatctagaaatgttaccccgcgtagatcgcaaagatatagatctcaaccggaaaggtacttaggtattttgacgaacgagagctatgacgttctattacttgaaagtgatgaacctgcgacttacaaacaagctatgacgagccctagctccaagcaatggcaagaagccatgcaatctgaattagactccatgtctgaaaaccaagtatgggatttggtcgatttgccagatggctaccaagccattggaagcaaatgggttttcaaaccgaaaaaggacaaggatgggaaacttgaagttttcaaagctagattggttgcaaaaggttacaggcaagtccacggtgtggattacgatgaaaccttttcaccagttgcaatgctaaagtctattcggataatgttagcaatcgctgcatattacgattacaaaatatggcagatggatgtcaaaactgctttcttaaacggcgttttaacagaaactgtgtttatgacacagcctgaaggttttgaggatccaaagaatgctaaaaaggtatgcaagctaaagaagtcaatctacggattgaagcaggcatccaggagctggaatatacgttttgatgaagcagtcagtgactttggtttcatcaagaacgcggacgaatcttgtgtatacaagaaggtcagtgggagcaaaattgctttccaagtattatatgtcgacgacatattacttatcggaaatgacattcctatgttgaactctgtcaagatttggcttgggaaatgtttttcgatgaaagatctaggagaagcacagtacatattgggcatcaagatttacagagatagatctaaaaagatgattggacttagtcaaagcacttatatcaataaggtgcttgataggttcaagatggcggactccaagcgaggctacctacccatgtctcatggaatgactctaagcaagactcagtgcccaaaaacacttgatgagcgtagacgaatgaatgggattccatatgcatcattgattggttcaataatgtatgctatgatatgtacacgcccggatgttgcgtacgcactcagtgctacgagcagataccagtcagacctaggagaggcgcattggattgctgccaagaacattatgaagtacctgaaaaggcacaaagatgacttcctggtctatggtggagatgatgaattaattgttaaaggctatacggatgcaagtttccaaaccgacaaagatgatttcagatcacagtctgggtttgtcttctgcctcaacggaggagcagtaagctggaaaattgctaagcaaagcaccattgcggattctacaactgaagcggagtacattgctgcacatgaagcagcaaaggaagctatatggctaaggaagttcataggtgaactcggtgtagtcccctccattaaaggaccaatagccctgtattgtgataataacggagctattgcacaggcaaaggagcctagacaccaccagagagtcaagcatgtacttcgtagatttcaccttctacgagagttcgttgaaagaaaagaagtcgagataagcaaaattggtactgatgacaacatatcagatccattaactaaacctctgccgcaggcgaagcacaactcgcacactgcaactatgggaatcaagcatattggagaatggctttgatgtctctgtttaatgttttaaagttttagagtttaaatctttgtaaaacattattggttaatcattcacaataaatgaaaagaattcatttttccatttaatttgtggtttattaaatgatgagtcccttcaatttgacgatatattcaagatagactgtcaggaccagtcctgtgactaagaaatgtctatcaagtgaacttgaatgtcaaaggttgaaaatggtccctagtcggagttttctataaaattggacgcatagaaaacgttagacgattagaatgcaagatgactagtagttctgtttcttgaactatgtggacatggcaatgtcataatcatttgcattgatacttactttgtgaagactagtatcggacaagacctatgaaactttactgtaagagatgaaaatctgtcataagtaaatttcattaaaattattagacactaaatcctcaatacctgagtgatttgagattacttgtttgagaactggttgctttgacgttgaccaaccgtcgcaccgtaaaaggaggctataaaggcaacgctcaggtaatcacctatcaaacgaagtctaatctcaagatcacaagattgggattgtcctcccataaatcgggatgagatgcttaaaagttgtacaaggccactcggagagctagaaactgtgaaatgcatggccgtgctcggatgaatcataggctatgattatctgtttatttgatcagttgaactctgaaaccgaggaacacctctggacataataaggatgacaactcttaccttatgttcaagagcaagcatcgagcgacaaaggaattaggaaatgcacacttgtccctaaggacaagtgggagactgaaggaaatagtgcccttggtccaagtatgcattcaatgttaagtctaataaatgcggttcagtattaattaacaagttaataattcagtgagatcaagtgagctgaatgcctagctagaggccgcttcagttcaagtggaattaatgatattaatccacagcttactcttgactgaacccgtagggtcacacaaatagtacgtaaacggatcaagtatttaatggcattaaatactccaactatggatattcggaatcgacggatcttggtttcagtgggagctgagatcgtcacaggcaagaaatgaatactccggaaacgatgatattgccggaaacggaaatatggatcgtatcggaaatataaatattatccaagtcgtagatgttgccggaaacggaaacatggtgcgtatcgggaaatattatcggaaatagaaatattgccggaatcggaaatattgccggaaacggaaatattgtctgaatcggaaatattatcggaatcggaaaataattccgaaaacggaaatattaaatatttgctcgaaacggaaattaattccggaatcgaaaatattaaatattgttcgtatcggaaataaattccggaatcgggaatttaatcggaagcgtatcgtaagaataagcatcggacgaggcctgccggacgagggcccagcacgaagccaggccatcgcccagcaagccaaacgcgccacacgaacagccaaggccacgccaggcccagcgcaaggccaggcccagcaggccgtggcagcgcgcacagcgcgcgcagcgcgcgcagctgcgagcagtgggctgcgagcattgctgcagctcgcgtgggcttgtagctcgcgtgggccgtgcggccgtgtgggctgtgcgcgggcatggcctgcacgcttgcgggtcatgctcgcgtaagtgtttgtgttcgcatacgaaacctaaaacgtgcagaattcgtttaatgattaaattcctaattctatttgataaattaattaaataagagttttattataattctaatttaattaattcgtatcctaataggattccaattctctttccatacccctataaatatgtggcctgggttcacaatttataacgagttattcaagtattcaaagtgagtttttgagagaaaaatccagtcacacatcttgctcaaaagtgccgaaaatttatagtaccttaggggcgattctagttggtcaatcttaaggcggatccggacgtgctgtggactatctacggagggacgacacttggagtcctaaagacttgttcttgttcggttcaggcgcagctagggaaggcacgcaacaaagagtatgcatctaaactatgctaaatgattatgtgtaaataatatgtattcctggcttaatggttgtttccgcatgatttatgaattgtcatatgtatcataacctaacactcgggggctccaagctacgaaacaaccatagcaaaataaaaaaaatctcgaagcaaatgtttgaacaatcgaaagggcacgatgtttgagcccaattcatgaatgggcctgaaccctatcaagcttctaagcaaactattcaaaatcagtcgttgctcagaaaaaaaatataaaaaataaaataaataaataaaaatgattcaatcaaactgattaatggactgcacacaacggccattctatgaacgctcgttcgcacatacatatcatcttttctaagtatcgaacatttacgaacgcgttcaaaagaaaaaagagaacgaacgaacaagaggccaactgtgtcataaaGAAACCTCACCAGaattcattttcagcgcccagcgctgggcgccgaaatctttaacgcccaggcctgggcgccgaaaatgaaacCAGGCTTAAAAATAAaggccctgacttctataggaccctgccatattcattcgactcgaaaattgccaatttctttactgaaagtcgcactccacgacttcatcaaagtagcataccacttcaaagatcgctcgcacttacgagcacaatcccaaacatgatcaaggaaatcacaaaatgcgtatccccaaggaatctctttgacaagaaatgaccatcaaacgcgaatgcttggggggctcgaaagaaaatatatatttcaaaagagagtatgcaaggttaaaacaatattcccagactacgctgtacgaagtcccgtgtttggataacctcaaaagataaaaccggattacgacctcaagacaaaggtcgccgttgatacttatacatagtcccctaatcaaggacccaggtagtggcaaaattgagccgtaaagaccaGCTTAAAACCataaaagaagatgaccacaagacaatggtccgtctaaacacgttgtcaacccacattcaggttgcaactaaatccgagcatccctcgaaagaattcgctcctgcgagaatgaataagaaaagaaaatctcaaaagaaattacaatgaacaaaaaatagagacttgcccacctcgatcaggcaagatcgcgccacgaaccacgcgagttccaaatcaagaaaaaccaaattcagggatgtccacccttagcggacagggctcgcccaccttcagcgggcggggtctgcgtcactagccacgcagatcctcagttttcgaaaaatagaatcttcaaaaaacaaaatgaaacaggctcgccatcttcagccggcggggtctacggcgcaaaccacgtaggtccttattttcaaaaaaaatgaatacaaaacaaatttcaaaatagattcgtccacttctatcggacggggtatccacccttagcggacaggttcgccatctttagccggcggggtctacgtcacaagccgcgtaggtccttattttcaaatttcaaaaacagattcgtccacttctatcggacggggtgtccacccttagcggacaggctcgccgtctttagccggcggggtctacgtcacaagccgcgtaggtccttattttcaaacttcaaaacagattcgtccacttctatcggacggggtgtccacgcttagcggacaggctcgccatctttagccggcggggtctgcatcactaaccgcgcaggtccttaatcactacagcgataacttttttcgggtttccctttttccaaaaattaaaggattggttttccgtttttccaaaaaagaacgatgtgctggattttccttcgttttacgtcccataaaaacaagggggttttctcgtttagctagccctgaaaatgagaatctttaaaaacatttttacctcgtggttgggcttggccaggcccaattacactttatagctttgatttcgaaaacatctatagctactcccaatgacaaagtgagggagtttctacgcacctttagatccttccaatgacaaagtgaggaagtttctatactatccgttgacaaatcccaatgacacgttagggatatgtcgacacttctagtgatgacccttaagtcaaatgttatcactcgggggctcgtgagaccctcgcaaaagcaggtcaccatggcttgtgtgacgcactccgtctaatactttgaccatcgtcttactccaagactcagtcaaagtgggggctaactgtagacacctacttttgtccccattcccgaaagggaaggttcgatgatgagaacataaatctccacttgacaacgcatctcctataaaataacgaatctcaatttcccttttcatttcacccgaaacctgctatttatagaaacctgctatttatggaaacctgctaaaaatagtaactgccgtaatgggtaattgttaaaagtggcaagtcataaaagatagaaacctgtcagaattaggtgttgcactccaacataaatcctaagtgagatagaaattgcgagagattcctattcctaatatgattcgaaagtaagagttacgtattaattaaaatcctaacgagcctagagttcgtaacgggcccagacgcatcccgtcacaaggttaatacgcactaaaagactcaattaaatctcaaatactccggattctaggaatccgaatctgactaagaaaaacagcccagatcctattttcgacgcctggctctgggcgctgaaaatacctggtacgtgttttttcctaattcctcgtggattagagttctacaattttatctttccacgaactcttttctataaatagggccttaagtttgacgtgaaacacacaacacacataattattattctgagtattgaatctaaacccctaagcctaagcctcacgctgcaaaactgatcacacattctgtcgcaatcgatccataaatcgaacagaacgtatcctgtcccataatttgagattcgttaaataaaaggagaaataacaaagtcaaagtggttagttttttgagaaccgtgacgcacctctcaagggtgcgtcgtaatgtgtcccttttctatgatttaattgctttcctcgcccttttatgaactgttaaactaactaaatctgattgttcgatcacgcctaataaatatgatactTTTGGGagattggattatcatgctaggtcccttaaaacaatctaaatcagataatcgcgttcgatctagtactatatgtttcatattgttaaaatcgactcagattagtttaatagtcaacgcatgtcccttcaattatttatgctgagctagtaaggatatcctgcctctggagttatcgaagagcgagtactcctctcggtagttacagttccccgaaccctcaatctctaccctgcgggtgtacgttgagtgaaccccaccaccagggatcacaagggaacctacggccgtcgtggtcaaacataattgcactccctttatgtcacgataaccgggttttgtcagtttttctcattgtcgttaaaaaatgaatggcgactcctatattactagtcaattgggtgtaaactcacaggaaaaccaattacacttgatttgataaaaagaagcgtcacacccacgagggacgaggtcacgcattagcctcgtgctttttcgaccccctcacagtggcgactccactggggatagtgaaggaaatactcgtgctcgtaggtaatcaaaatagccgaagggtgaaatgatcgtaccccgcgtttatttccccatcaagttgggacgacctgaaaatcagcatattaatgtgaacggacagaaccgcataacctATTTCTTTCACTGAAATCACATAataatttcttatttattttccttttaaagAGAGTATATATTCAATTCACTTTTTACAATTTTCATTTAAATTACTTCAAGTCTATAATCTAACAACCCCTAACTGAGTAACAATCGGCAACAACACCAACTCAAACATAACACCCTAAGACAGACTGCAAGTTTAGAATCAGGATAGCAGCCTTACGAGTTTACTTCTGAGCATAATTCATTAACTAGTACCAAGTTTCGATCCAGATTTTAAAACTACTTCATTCTTACTCAATCAATCagtttttagaggcaaccaaACTGTTTGACGAACTAAGAGCTTGGAAAAGGAtcataaaagaaaatgaaacaattttggtagtagataaataactaagaaaagtaaatgaaactaatttAGTGGAGTTCACTCTACGTTAAATCCTTACCATGGCTTTTATGAACTCTGAAATTTCAGCCCATTCTTCATTTGTTTCGTACAGGATGCTATCCAAATGATCAATTGTCTCATTTTTGAAGTTTATCACAGCACAAAAGAAGTGATCCTTAAGCAATAAGGGAACAAAAACCTGTGCGCAAGTGAAAAATGCAAATTAGAGTAATTTCGAAAAATagtaaacaaactaaaaacATTTACACTATCAATAAAACATTAAAGAATATAGATTTCTTACACAATCACATTTTTTAATGTCATTGAACTCTAGCTCTGCTTCGACCCAATCCTCCCAAATCTTCAACAATGGTGCCACggttttctttcctttcaaatgTATGCAATCCTCAAGTGCTTCCTGCAATGtataaatttgaatataaaATATCTTTAGATTTACATTTCAGACGAAAAACTAAAGTCTACATATTTTATATTATAAGAGTGTTTATGTAATTTACCATATGATCCAGAGTAAAATAGAATCTCTTTGCATCATTTGCGTCCTTCTCAATAGTAGCATCATGGTAATTCATATAAAATGCCCAAGCTGTGACGAGGTTAGATGTTGgatttttcaaattcaacaaaGAATGTAAATCTCCTCTTGTTACTTCAATGGACTCTCCAAACCATGCTAATGTTTCActgtaaattaaaattttgctTCTGTAAGTTTTAACAAAACAAAAGTAGGCAAAAGAACACTTAAAGTAAATGTAACTACTTAAAAAGTAAaccaaatatttttaaaaaaataaatgacTTATCACAAGGGACTGTAAAGTCAAAATTCTTCCATATGCTTGGTATTGACTTGGATAAGGGCAACTTGTTAGTCTTGTTGACCTAGTTATTAAGGCCTAACTAAAATCAAGTGGTTAGAAAGTCCAATTCAACTACGCTAGCCTTGTGCAAGTATATTTGGGAAAATCTGCATTATTTCAGTCAGCCTAGTTTAACAGTATAAACAATCAATTTTAACTTAatgtaaataaaaaatttcagtAGCATAATTATTGTTTTGTGTTTACACATTGATCATAATGAGGTTGACAACCGGGATTCCGATCCCCGGTAGGTCTGTGATCCTACGCCGCATGGTGAATGGAATGTTTTCTAAAGAAACATTAAAACATTTCCTTTAATTTAAACACAACAACATTTACTTTAAAATCAAATCAATCTACAAAAAgctattttaagtttttaacacCTCATAATTCAATCACACTTATTCTAACATGCACAACCCTTAGAAACTAACCACAACAATTCACAGAAGATGAGGAACCACATTTACACCCAACCACGCGTCCATCCATACACCAGGCTACGCGTAGCGCTAACAAGCATCAAATATTACCATTTACGGAAATACGAAAGACTATAGCACACTAGCATTATATTCTTGACTGCAACTTTGTCATGCCATCACCTTTTGATATGTCCAACAAAGCTCACAAAAAAATCACCATGAAAACTGAAATAATTAAAAACCTAAAAATGTACTTGAACTAAACTAGAGTCATTACCAAGAAACACAAGAAAACACTAGCAGCAATTTGTTATCTATTTACTTTCATAGATATTTTGTTTACTTTCATTgagattttgtttactttttatattagtgtaacatATACAGCCAACATGATAAGAATAAGAAGAATATAagagaagaagaacaacaacaagATATGAAGGCAAGAGGAAAAGAAAGAAGTAgatgaaaaaattaaattttacctCATATTCTTTTCGTCTTCGATTGCCATATAATCTAACATTTTTTGAAATTGTGTTGACCATTCATCGACAATCCATTTGCTAGCCGCATTCATGAATCTTGATAGGAAGGGAAAGGATTGCCTCTGATCACCTTTTTCTGGATCTTCCCTTGTCCTTTTGTTTCCCCCTTCAATTTTCATTTTTCCAGTGATTTTGAATTCTTCTACCTTGGCTATCAACTCATTTCGTATGAGATTGTAATCATATGTCGCAAGATTGACGCATATTAGAGCTCGATAGAGCTTCTTGGTATTTGTCAGTCCTAGATCGCAGCTGTAATTCTCTCCTTTGAAAGATAACAAGTGCATCATCAAAAAGATACCACAATCCATTGTGGTTCTTTTTTCCGCTTTCCAATCAAAGTCTACCTCTTCATAAGTGTACTCCTTAACATCTTTTGCTTTTGGGTGTTTCATGTTTTGAAACACAACTGCCATTTCTTCTGTCTACAAAAGCCAAAAGTAAACAGTTTAtacttaaaagtaaataaataatttaattttgtaaacatcatttaataaaagagaatataaaaaaaaacattaccaCCATTGACACCAccagaatataaaaaaaaacattaccattatttaataaaagagaatataaaaaaacaaacagGATGACAACATATCACCAGAACCAATTAACTAAATACTCTATATCCTAATTTAGATTTCCGGCAATACAGAAGTTGAGtgcgcaaaaactacccattATTGATTTCTTTCTGTTTTTGTTATCTACCCAGATAGAAAATCAATGCAAATTGTCCTAATGAAAATCAAtgcaaaatcaacaaacaatcaagtgtagaaaaaagaacaaaatcacaCCTTTATAACAAAATAGCACACAAAGTTCAACACATAGTGGCATTAAGTAAACTGTTTATACTTGAAAGTAAATAAGTAATTTTAATTTGTAAACATCTTTTAATAAAAAGAGAATatcaaaaaaaaacattaccACCATTGACACCATTTCACGATAATAAACAGAGGTAGCACTTTTGTATCTCCTGTTATCCAAGTATTGTATTTTC
This genomic stretch from Spinacia oleracea cultivar Varoflay chromosome 3, BTI_SOV_V1, whole genome shotgun sequence harbors:
- the LOC130469766 gene encoding uncharacterized protein; translation: MAVVFQNMKHPKAKDVKEYTYEEVDFDWKAEKRTTMDCGIFLMMHLLSFKGENYSCDLGLTNTKKLYRALICVNLATYDYNLIRNELIAKVEEFKITGKMKIEGGNKRTREDPEKGDQRQSFPFLSRFMNAASKWIVDEWSTQFQKMLDYMAIEDEKNMSETLAWFGESIEVTRGDLHSLLNLKNPTSNLVTAWAFYMNYHDATIEKDANDAKRFYFTLDHMEALEDCIHLKGKKTVAPLLKIWEDWVEAELEFNDIKKCDCVFVPLLLKDHFFCAVINFKNETIDHLDSILYETNEEWAEISEFIKAMGVMFELVLLPIVTQLGVVRL